Proteins from a genomic interval of Quercus lobata isolate SW786 chromosome 11, ValleyOak3.0 Primary Assembly, whole genome shotgun sequence:
- the LOC115969211 gene encoding 7-deoxyloganetin glucosyltransferase-like isoform X1, with protein MDSISAGVKPHVVCVPIPLQGHINPMLQLAKLLHYKGFHVTFVNTEYNHKRLLRSRGPNSLDGLPGFHFETIPDGLPPSDADVSQDIPSLAESLPKACLVPLCNLITKLNDTSYSNVPPVTCIVGDGCMSFTLDAADKFGIPCVIFWTPSACSFMSLMHFRHFVERGLVPLKDASYLTNGYLETVIDWIPGMKNIRLKDIPSFVRITDENDIMFNFFINETERVPRASAVIMNTFYPFEEEVLDALSSMLPCTYSIGPLVSFVDQIKDNNLESIGSNLWKEEPGCVEWLNSKEPNSVVYVNYGSITIMTPQQLIEFAWGLANSEKPFLWIIRPDLVGGDSAIIPSEFVTETKDRGMLASWCPQEQILKHPSIGGFLTHSGWNSTLESVCCGVPMISWPFFADQQTNCRYCCVEWGIAMEIDNNVQRDEVEKLVRELIDGEKGKEIKKNVMGWKKKAEDSTKPGGSSYQNLDKLIAEVLLARNV; from the exons atggattcCATTAGCGCAGGAGTTAAGCCTCATGTAGTTTGCGTCCCGATCCCACTTCAAGGTCACATAAACCCAATGCTCCAGTTAGCAAAACTCCTTCACTATAAAGGGTTTCACGTAACTTTTGTAAACACAGAGTACAACCACAAACGCTTACTCAGGTCTCGAGGCCCTAACTCTCTCGATGGCTTGCCTGGCTTTCACTTCGAAACCATTCCTGATGGCCTTCCACCCTCAGACGCAGATGTCAGCCAAGACATTCCCTCTCTTGCTGAATCCCTCCCAAAGGCTTGCCTAGTCCCACTTTGCAACCTCATTACCAAACTCAACGACACTTCGTATTCGAATGTGCCTCCTGTTACCTGTATTGTCGGAGATGGTTGCATGTCCTTCACTCTTGATGCTGCTGACAAGTTCGGAATTCCATGTGTAATTTTTTGGACACCTAGCGCTTGTAGCTTCATGAGCCTTATGCATTTTCGACATTTCGTTGAACGAGGTTTGGTACCCCTCAAAG ATGCGAGCTATCTAACAAATGGATACTTGGAAACTGTAATAGATTGGATTCCAGGGATGAAAAATATTCGTCTTAAGGATATTCCAAGTTTTGTTAGAATAACAGATGAGAATGACATCATGTTCAACTTCTTCATCAATGAAACCGAGAGAGTTCCAAGAGCTTCAGCTGTCATTATGAACACATTCTACCCCTTTGAAGAGGAAGTGTTGGATGCTTTATCCAGCATGCTTCCTTGTACATACTCCATTGGACCACTTGTGTCGTTTGTGGACCAAATTAAGGATAATAACTTGGAATCAATAGGTTCCAATCTATGGAAAGAAGAACCAGGGTGTGTGGAATGGCTAAATTCAAAAGAACCCAACTCTGTAGTGTATGTAAATTATGGTAGTATAACTATCATGACACCTCAGCAACTCATTGAGTTTGCTTGGGGGTTAGCAAACAGTGAAAAACCCTTCTTGTGGATTATAAGGCCTGATCTTGTTGGAGGTGATTCAGCTATTATTCCTTCTGAATTTGTTACCGAAACTAAAGATAGAGGCATGTTAGCAAGTTGGTGTCCTCAAGAACAAATCCTAAAGCACCCATCAATTGGGGGTTTTTTAACACATAGTGGGTGGAATTCAACACTTGAGAGTGTGTGTTGTGGAGTTCCAATGATCTCTTGGCCCTTCTTTGCTGATCAACAGACGAATTGTCGATACTGTTGTGTTGAATGGGGCATTGCGATGGAGATAGATAATAATGTTCAAAGAGATGAAGTGGAGAAGCTAGTGAGAGAATTAATTGACGGTGAAAAAGGTAAAGAAATTAAGAAGAATGTAATGGGGTGGAAAAAAAAAGCCGAGGATTCCACCAAACCTGGTGGTTCTTCATACCAAAACTTGGATAAGTTGATTGCTGAAGTTCTTTTAGCTAGAAATGTTTAA
- the LOC115969211 gene encoding 7-deoxyloganetin glucosyltransferase-like isoform X2: protein MDSISAGVKPHVVCVPIPLQGHINPMLQLAKLLHYKGFHVTFVNTEYNHKRLLRSRGPNSLDGLPGFHFETIPDGLPPSDADVSQDIPSLAESLPKACLVPLCNLITKLNDTSYSNVPPVTCIVGDGCMSFTLDAADKFGIPCVIFWTPSACSFMSLMHFRHFVERGLVPLKDASYLTNGYLETVIDWIPGMKNIRLKDIPSFVRITDENDIMFNFFINETERVPRASAVIMNTFYPFEEEVLDALSSMLPCTYSIGPLVSFVDQIKDNNLESIGSNLWKEEPGCVEWLNSKEPNSVVYVNYGSITIMTPQQLIEFAWGLANSEKPFLWIIRPDLVGGDSAIIPSEFVTETKDRGMLASWCPQEQILKHPSIGGFLTHSGWNSTLESVCCGVPMISWPFFADQQTNCRYCCVEWGIAMEIDNNVQRDEVEKLVRELIDGEKGKEIKKNVMGWKKKAEDSTKPGGSSYQNLDKLIAELLLSPIKQV, encoded by the exons atggattcCATTAGCGCAGGAGTTAAGCCTCATGTAGTTTGCGTCCCGATCCCACTTCAAGGTCACATAAACCCAATGCTCCAGTTAGCAAAACTCCTTCACTATAAAGGGTTTCACGTAACTTTTGTAAACACAGAGTACAACCACAAACGCTTACTCAGGTCTCGAGGCCCTAACTCTCTCGATGGCTTGCCTGGCTTTCACTTCGAAACCATTCCTGATGGCCTTCCACCCTCAGACGCAGATGTCAGCCAAGACATTCCCTCTCTTGCTGAATCCCTCCCAAAGGCTTGCCTAGTCCCACTTTGCAACCTCATTACCAAACTCAACGACACTTCGTATTCGAATGTGCCTCCTGTTACCTGTATTGTCGGAGATGGTTGCATGTCCTTCACTCTTGATGCTGCTGACAAGTTCGGAATTCCATGTGTAATTTTTTGGACACCTAGCGCTTGTAGCTTCATGAGCCTTATGCATTTTCGACATTTCGTTGAACGAGGTTTGGTACCCCTCAAAG ATGCGAGCTATCTAACAAATGGATACTTGGAAACTGTAATAGATTGGATTCCAGGGATGAAAAATATTCGTCTTAAGGATATTCCAAGTTTTGTTAGAATAACAGATGAGAATGACATCATGTTCAACTTCTTCATCAATGAAACCGAGAGAGTTCCAAGAGCTTCAGCTGTCATTATGAACACATTCTACCCCTTTGAAGAGGAAGTGTTGGATGCTTTATCCAGCATGCTTCCTTGTACATACTCCATTGGACCACTTGTGTCGTTTGTGGACCAAATTAAGGATAATAACTTGGAATCAATAGGTTCCAATCTATGGAAAGAAGAACCAGGGTGTGTGGAATGGCTAAATTCAAAAGAACCCAACTCTGTAGTGTATGTAAATTATGGTAGTATAACTATCATGACACCTCAGCAACTCATTGAGTTTGCTTGGGGGTTAGCAAACAGTGAAAAACCCTTCTTGTGGATTATAAGGCCTGATCTTGTTGGAGGTGATTCAGCTATTATTCCTTCTGAATTTGTTACCGAAACTAAAGATAGAGGCATGTTAGCAAGTTGGTGTCCTCAAGAACAAATCCTAAAGCACCCATCAATTGGGGGTTTTTTAACACATAGTGGGTGGAATTCAACACTTGAGAGTGTGTGTTGTGGAGTTCCAATGATCTCTTGGCCCTTCTTTGCTGATCAACAGACGAATTGTCGATACTGTTGTGTTGAATGGGGCATTGCGATGGAGATAGATAATAATGTTCAAAGAGATGAAGTGGAGAAGCTAGTGAGAGAATTAATTGACGGTGAAAAAGGTAAAGAAATTAAGAAGAATGTAATGGGGTGGAAAAAAAAAGCCGAGGATTCCACCAAACCTGGTGGTTCTTCATACCAAAACTTGGATAAGTTGATTGCTGAA